A window from Luteibacter flocculans encodes these proteins:
- the pyrE gene encoding orotate phosphoribosyltransferase, which yields MHDYQREFIELTLARDVLRFGEFTLKSGRSSPYFFNMGRIDSGAALGRLGRAYAEAATRSGVPFDMLFGPAYKGIALAAATAIALADTQGRDVPWAYNRKEAKSHGEGGTLVGAPLRGRVLIVDDVMTAGTAVRESLELIRAQGAEPAGVLIALDRQERGQGELSAAQEVSAQFGIPVIAIASLADVLAYAGENPALAAEHRRLLAYREEYGVST from the coding sequence GTGCACGATTACCAGCGCGAATTCATTGAACTCACCCTCGCCCGCGACGTTCTCCGCTTCGGCGAATTCACGCTGAAGTCCGGCCGCAGCAGTCCTTACTTCTTCAACATGGGCCGGATCGACTCCGGTGCGGCCCTGGGCCGACTCGGGCGCGCCTATGCCGAAGCCGCCACGCGCTCCGGCGTGCCGTTCGACATGCTGTTCGGCCCGGCCTACAAGGGCATCGCCCTCGCCGCGGCCACCGCCATCGCGCTCGCCGATACGCAGGGCCGCGACGTGCCCTGGGCCTATAACCGCAAGGAAGCGAAAAGCCATGGCGAGGGCGGCACCCTCGTCGGCGCCCCGTTGCGCGGCCGCGTGCTGATCGTGGACGACGTGATGACCGCCGGCACGGCCGTGCGCGAATCGCTCGAACTCATCCGGGCGCAGGGCGCCGAGCCGGCGGGCGTGCTGATTGCACTGGACCGACAGGAGCGCGGCCAGGGCGAGTTGTCGGCTGCGCAGGAGGTGTCGGCGCAGTTCGGCATTCCCGTCATCGCGATCGCGAGCCTGGCCGACGTGCTCGCCTATGCCGGCGAAAACCCCGCTTTGGCAGCGGAGCACCGCCGACTGCTCGCCTACCGCGAGGAATACGGCGTGTCGACCTGA
- a CDS encoding GNAT family N-acetyltransferase, which produces MPPTIRVLPVDDALRPAVLALAVHPDQVAFVGHVADSLADVAVCPGSEAFALLHGDDPVGYVRIDRHAHALGDHPLATGAVALRSFLIDATRQGQGLGAAALAAIHDEVARRHPDRTRILLTVNVRNAAAVRAYQRAGYCDSGELYHGGSAGPQHMLWYPLPSSHP; this is translated from the coding sequence ATGCCTCCCACGATTCGCGTGCTGCCGGTCGACGACGCGCTGCGTCCTGCCGTGCTAGCCCTTGCCGTTCATCCCGACCAGGTCGCCTTCGTCGGCCATGTCGCCGATTCCCTGGCCGACGTCGCCGTGTGCCCGGGCAGCGAAGCGTTTGCCTTGCTGCACGGGGACGATCCCGTCGGTTACGTACGGATCGATCGCCATGCCCATGCGCTCGGCGACCATCCGTTGGCAACGGGCGCCGTGGCCCTGCGCAGTTTTCTGATCGACGCCACCCGGCAAGGCCAGGGGCTGGGCGCGGCCGCGCTCGCCGCGATCCATGACGAGGTGGCGCGCCGCCACCCCGATCGCACGCGCATCCTGCTCACGGTCAACGTGCGTAATGCCGCCGCGGTGCGCGCGTACCAGCGCGCCGGATACTGCGACAGCGGCGAGTTGTACCATGGCGGCAGTGCGGGACCGCAGCACATGCTCTGGTACCCGCTGCCTTCTTCCCATCCCTAG
- a CDS encoding exodeoxyribonuclease III yields MRIISLNANGIRSAATKGFFEWLRKQDADVVCLQETKAQEAQLTDPMFRPDGHHCFYHDARSKKGYSGVAIYSKREPDEVRVSLGREDFDCEGRYIEARYGNLSVVSFYIPSGSSGDERQQYKFRIMEWLTPILREWATSGRDYVLCGDWNIVHTKNDIKNWTSNQKNSGCLPEERAWLDLLFKEIGWVDSFRAIKPDAVEYTWWSNRGQARANNVGWRIDYQIVTPGLRDRLRGCSIYRDERFSDHAPFTVDYAE; encoded by the coding sequence ATGCGCATTATTTCGCTGAATGCCAACGGCATCCGCTCCGCCGCCACCAAGGGCTTCTTCGAGTGGCTGCGCAAGCAGGACGCCGACGTCGTCTGCCTGCAGGAAACCAAGGCCCAGGAGGCGCAGCTCACCGATCCCATGTTCCGTCCCGATGGGCATCACTGCTTCTATCACGACGCTCGCAGCAAGAAGGGCTACAGCGGTGTGGCCATCTATTCGAAGCGTGAGCCGGACGAAGTGCGCGTGTCGCTGGGTCGGGAGGACTTCGACTGCGAGGGCCGCTACATCGAGGCCCGCTACGGCAACCTCAGCGTCGTGTCCTTCTACATCCCGTCCGGGTCGTCGGGCGACGAACGTCAGCAGTACAAGTTCCGGATCATGGAATGGCTGACGCCGATCCTGCGCGAGTGGGCGACGAGCGGCCGCGATTACGTGTTGTGTGGCGATTGGAACATCGTGCACACGAAAAACGACATCAAGAACTGGACGTCGAATCAGAAGAACTCGGGTTGCCTGCCCGAGGAACGCGCCTGGCTTGACCTCCTCTTCAAGGAGATCGGCTGGGTCGACAGTTTCCGTGCGATCAAGCCCGATGCGGTGGAGTACACCTGGTGGTCGAACCGCGGCCAGGCGCGGGCGAACAACGTCGGTTGGCGCATCGACTACCAGATCGTGACCCCAGGCCTTCGCGATCGCTTGCGCGGCTGCTCGATCTATCGCGACGAGCGTTTCTCGGACCACGCCCCGTTCACCGTGGACTACGCCGAGTGA